In Propionimicrobium sp. PCR01-08-3, one DNA window encodes the following:
- a CDS encoding type II toxin-antitoxin system VapC family toxin, translating into MSSLVLDASAAAELLLGRGRAPSIAKAAVKYDMHAPQLLVVEVASVLRGWTLSHQITEVRARRALDDLRLLGIQLYDLWPLVIDGWRHIHNVSMYDATYVALAQALKCRVVTCDLKLAAAVGDVAWVPDEG; encoded by the coding sequence ATGAGTTCGCTCGTCCTGGACGCCTCCGCAGCAGCCGAACTCTTGTTGGGGCGTGGCCGTGCGCCTTCAATCGCGAAGGCAGCCGTCAAGTACGACATGCATGCACCGCAATTGCTGGTGGTCGAAGTGGCGTCGGTGCTGCGAGGCTGGACGCTGAGCCATCAGATAACTGAGGTGCGGGCGCGCCGCGCTCTGGACGACCTTCGGCTCTTGGGTATTCAGCTCTACGACCTTTGGCCACTGGTGATTGACGGGTGGCGACATATTCACAATGTGTCGATGTATGACGCTACCTACGTCGCCCTCGCCCAGGCGCTGAAGTGCAGGGTTGTGACATGCGATCTGAAGCTGGCGGCGGCAGTAGGCGATGTGGCCTGGGTTCCGGACGAAGGCTGA
- a CDS encoding toxin-antitoxin system, antitoxin component, with protein MATLQVRDVPEELTRELKVRAASEGRSLSQYVLEQLTELVSRPTKQQVVGIIMSRDRPEVSDPAEELRQAREQG; from the coding sequence ATGGCAACACTACAAGTAAGGGATGTTCCCGAAGAACTCACACGAGAATTGAAGGTGCGCGCAGCATCCGAGGGACGCTCGCTTAGCCAGTACGTGCTCGAGCAGCTGACCGAGTTGGTGTCGCGTCCTACCAAACAACAAGTCGTGGGGATAATCATGAGCAGAGACCGGCCCGAGGTCAGCGATCCGGCCGAGGAACTACGGCAGGCGCGGGAACAAGGATGA